In bacterium, the sequence ACACCTTGAATCTTAGCTGTTTTACGGCTAAAGAGACCTCTTAGGTAATACAGCCGTGCTTCTGCAATATATCTTATTGCAATAGGTTATAAACTTAATTTTTGCTATTGGCGAAAGTCAGGTTATAGAAGAGCTTTACCGGCAGATCGGGCAACTAAAGGTTGAGCTTGACTGGCTTTTTAAAAAAAAATCTGGAATTAACACCTAAGGAGAAGAAATTGCTTATTGACCACGCAAACAAATCTATAACGATAACCAGACAGGCAGAACTTCTGGGCATAGCCAGATCGACCGTGTATTATGAGCCTGTTGTTGATCTTTACGGCTTAGAGCTCATGCGATTCATAGATGAGCAATACACGAAGACACCTTTTTATGGTTTCAGGAGGATGACGGTATCATTGAACAGGAACGGTTACTTAGTAAACAGGAAAAGGGTCCAGAGGCTGATGAGACTGATGGGGATTGAAGCCATCTATCCGAAGCCCAATCTGAGCAAACCACATCCAAACAACAAGATATATCCTTATCTGCTATTCGTAGCCTTCTTACCAGCCAGCAGAAGTAGGGGCGAAGGGCTGTTCGCCCCTACTTACAAACGACTGGCTCAACCCTTTCTTCAATGGATATATTTTGATATATTTTTTCAATTTAAGGAGACCACCAACTAAACTTAACATACTGTCCGATTTTCTGGGTCCATTATACGGTGACGGCTCGGCTCGGTTTTGGGATAGGCTCTAAGCAGCTCATTCCGGATTGCTCTGTAGCCCTGCTTCATCTTTATCAACTATCACGATGTTAGGAGACAACCGACCGTCACAATACCCACTTTCGGTTGACAGGCTCCATTTTATGTGATATATTAGGACTTGTCGGTATTGTCGGGGCTTACCCGCTGCTACTACTTTGATTATGAAAGACGGATAAAGATTAACGCAGAGATTGCAGAACAAGCGCAGAAGACGCAGAGAAAAAGCAAGTTTAATCTCTGTGAACTCTGCGCAATCTCTCCGTTCTTTGCGTTGAAAAATTACCTCTCAAAGTGTTACCAGACGTTACCATCTTATTTGAGGAAAATGGGACACGGCTGACTTGTGTTATGAAAGAAGAAGTGAAATATTGATTTTGATCGCTGATGGGCCAAATATGGGGAAGGACGCTTGACGAGAGAAATTATGCTAACTGAGGATAGATACTGGACATACTTTGATGAAGCCTGAAAGAAAATTATAGAACAGTTCTTCCCGCAGCTTTTATGCTTTTTCGTCCCCGAACTCTACGAAGACGTAGACTTCTCAAAGGGAATTACCTTTCTGGATAAGGAAATGAAAAAGTTGTCCCTAAAGGCCGTAAAGGGCGCCAAACATGTGGACAAACTGGTCAAAGTTTACCTCAAAGAGGGAGGGGAACAATGGATTTTGGTTCATATAGAGGTTCAAGGGTCTCCAGAAAAAGACTTCTCACTTCGGATGTTTAGATATTTCTATCTGATATTTGACAGGTATGGCCAGAAGGTAGTAAGTATGGCCATATTGACCGGGCCAAAGAGAGTTGCCGAAGAGGGAAGATACGAGCTTAAAACTTACGGGAGTGGCGTAGAGTTTCAGTATCTTTCTTTCAGGTTGATGGATTATAATAAAGATAAGCTGGAGCAAGATTCTAATCCAATATCCTTAGTAGTTTTGGCCTCGCAGGAAAAGGAACGGGCCAAACAAAAAGAAGAGAAGTTTGATACCAAGCGATATCTTGTAAGAAAGTTATATGAACGAGGATACCAAAGGGAGAAAGTAGAAGGACTGTTTCAATTTATCGATTGGGTCTTACAACTAAGCGATGAAGAAGAATTGCTGATATGGGAAGAAATAAAAAAATTAGAGGAGGTGAAGAAAATGCCCTATGTTACAAGCGTGGAGAGAATCGGAATGAAAATCGGAAGGGAAGAAGGAATGAAAATAGGAAGGGAAGAAGGAATGGGAATCGGAATGTTGGCTGAGGGTAGAGAGATGGTATTGGAGGCATTGGATGTGCGGTTTAATGAAGTTCCAACTTTTATCGCCAATGTTGTGAATCAGATAGAGGACATATCCCTCTTAAAATCCCTCTTGCGATCTGCAGTCCAATGTACTTCACTGGAAGAGTTTGAACAGGCCTTAGAAAAATCTGGGTAATCGGTGGATAAAATAGTTGATTGCACAGGGGTCGCATTTTTTCCGCTTGACTTCTCTATTCTGGTAGACTATACTTGGCAAGAAAGTAACTACTCAGGTGGATAGGCTGAAGGCATTTAGACGGTAGGAGGGAATCAGGGCGTAATCAAATGGTAGGAACCGACAAGGTTTTGGGTGCTCTGATTCAGTCAAAGGCGCAAAAGCTAACAGCCTATAGCCTACCGTCCAAACTACCTAAGTAGTTACGAGAGAAAAAAGAAAAGTAACTACTCAGCCACTAAGACACAAAGACGGGCTGAGTAGTTACAAAGAAAACTGGGAAGGAAACCACGAATATGACCACGACCGATTCTATATCCCCCCCTCATTTTATCCGAAATATCATCAAAGAAGACTTAACAACAGACAAGTATGGAGGTCGAGTTCAAACCCGATTTCCACCGGAACCTAACGGTTATTTGCATATTGGACATGCCAAATCCATCTGCCTCAATTTCGGGCTGGCTGCTGAGTTCGGAGGTCTTTGTAATTTGCGGTTTGATGACACCAATCCCGTGAAAGAGGAAGAGGAGTATGTCGAATCCATTAAAGAAGACGTCCGATGGCTGGGATTCGATTGGACGGACAGGCTTTACTATGGCTCGGATTATTTTGAGCAGATGTATGAATATGCCGTGCAGCTTATCAAGGCAGGCAAAGCGTATGTGGATGATTTAAGCGCAGATGAAATCCGGGAGTACCGGGGGACGTTGACTGAACCCGGCAAGGAAAGCCCCTATCGGAACCGCTCGTTGGAAGAGAATCTGGACTTGTTTGAGCAGATGAAGGCAGGTGAATTTCCGGATGGCTGTCGCGTGCTGCGGGCGAAGATCGATATGGCCTCAGGAAATTTGAATATGCGGGATCCGGTTATGTACCGCATTCTCCACGCCAGACATCATCGGACAGGCGATGCATGGTGTATTTATCCCATGTATGACTGGGCTCACGGTCTGGAAGATTCCATTGAAGGCATTACTCATTCGATTTGCACCCTGGAATTTGAAGATCATCGTCCCTTGTATGATTGGTTTCTTGACCAATTGGGCATTTACCATCCCCAGCAGATTGAATTCGCCCGGCTTAATCTCACTTACACGGTGATGAGCAAGCGAAAACTCCTGGAACTGGTGACAGAGGGGCATGTCAACGGCTGGGATGATCCTCGGATGCCGACCATCTCAGGCTTGCGCCGACGCGGCTATACCTCGGAGTCCATCCGGAATTTTTCAGAGCGCATCGGTGTGGCCAAGCGGGACAGCATGGTTGATATCGCCCTGCTCGAACATTGCCTGCGGGAAGATTTGAACAAACGGGCTCCCCGAGTAATGGGGGTCTTGC encodes:
- a CDS encoding glutamine--tRNA ligase/YqeY domain fusion protein, translating into MTTTDSISPPHFIRNIIKEDLTTDKYGGRVQTRFPPEPNGYLHIGHAKSICLNFGLAAEFGGLCNLRFDDTNPVKEEEEYVESIKEDVRWLGFDWTDRLYYGSDYFEQMYEYAVQLIKAGKAYVDDLSADEIREYRGTLTEPGKESPYRNRSLEENLDLFEQMKAGEFPDGCRVLRAKIDMASGNLNMRDPVMYRILHARHHRTGDAWCIYPMYDWAHGLEDSIEGITHSICTLEFEDHRPLYDWFLDQLGIYHPQQIEFARLNLTYTVMSKRKLLELVTEGHVNGWDDPRMPTISGLRRRGYTSESIRNFSERIGVAKRDSMVDIALLEHCLREDLNKRAPRVMGVLRPLRVIIDNYPEDRVEELEAVNNPEDPGMGTRKVPFSRVLYIEQDDFREDPPKKFFRLSPGREVRLRYAYLVTCTEVVKDEKGQVVELHCTYDPATRGGGAPDGRKVQGTLHWVSAAHALEAEIRLYDHLFLKTDPGDVKEGEDYKKYLNPNSLETLTSCRVEPSLSGAKAGTWCQFERQGYFCVDPDSSEEKLVFNRTVTLRDTWAKIEKKLSTID
- a CDS encoding IS3 family transposase; this translates as MLIDHANKSITITRQAELLGIARSTVYYEPVVDLYGLELMRFIDEQYTKTPFYGFRRMTVSLNRNGYLVNRKRVQRLMRLMGIEAIYPKPNLSKPHPNNKIYPYLLFVAFLPASRSRGEGLFAPTYKRLAQPFLQWIYFDIFFQFKETTN